A window of Phaseolus vulgaris cultivar G19833 unplaced genomic scaffold, P. vulgaris v2.0 scaffold_102, whole genome shotgun sequence contains these coding sequences:
- the LOC137817517 gene encoding uncharacterized protein yields the protein MEDPEAHLTAFHTQMMLVGGFDAVRCKLFMSILTGMAMDWFISLLEGHITSFTQLLRLFREQYLANRAPPPVSYDLFDVKQYQGETLKEYISRFGEQVVKVGTTDEPIIMYAFRKGVYPGSFSKSLNRSRPKTFAEVRCPTVEHIASEGEAYEKCTTATPTRLRVQMRTQPARVHEAATERKNQDRKHTYEARRTQLRGRAKGRREGNRPLRHNFAVELKDLIIVPNIADRLRPPVKSEKVLGPHKESWCEFHEAFGHHINNFLALGYQLDELVKNGFLKDYLAGSTTTTATTTPEEGQAHEMPTHGEVHTISGGFSGGGPTASQRKKYVRSVSSVAEEFPDDPWESDLVFTRADLRDFVQHDNDFVVISIVTVGRKVHRVQVDQGSSADVMFWSTFNKLQLSSDLLRPYTGYLYGFVDNRVEVRGYLKLRTTFTNGATSRTESIRYLVVNANSAYNILLGRPALNRLRAVSSTRHMKMKLPDLSGKVIVIKSDQEEARKCYENSLKTKRGVVMVIERPPVSDSRVELELVQEATPAESMLVEAIPAGATPIEDARTEERYVDASPMEEVYGEASPTEEESEEAMPDASNRATPIEEDSMNESRSENV from the coding sequence atggaggaccctgaggcccacctcactgcgttccacacgcagatgatgctagTAGGCGGTTTTGAtgccgtaaggtgcaagctcttcatgagcattttgactgggatggccatggattggttcatcagcctcctagagggtcacatcacgtctttcaCACAGCTCTTGCGgctattcagagagcagtatctagccaacagggccccaCCCCCAGTTTCATACGACCtatttgacgtgaagcagtatcaaggtgagaccctgaaagagtacataagccgcttcggggagcaggtggtgaaggtgggtaccacAGACGAACCCATAATCATGTACGCATTCAGGAAAGGGGTGTATCCTGGGTCTTTCAGCAAGTCACTCAATCGCAGCCGCCCCAAGACTTTTGCTGAAGTAAGGTGTCCGAcggtagaacatattgcctCTGAGGGTGAGGcatacgagaagtgcacgactGCTACACCCACACGCCTAAGAGTGCAAATGCGCACACAACCTGCTAGGGTCCACGAAGCCGCCACAGAAAGAAAGAACCAAGACAGGAAGCACACCTACGAGGCAAGGAGGACCCAGCTTAGGGGTCGAGcaaaaggaaggagagagggaaatagaccTCTAAGGCACAATTTTGCGGTGGAACTTAAAGACCTCAtcattgtgcccaacatagctgacaggttgaggccaccggtgAAGTCTGAAAAAGTGTTGGGACCTCACAAAgaatcatggtgcgaatttcacgaagcattcgggcaccatattaacaacttcttagcgctgggctatcagttggatgagcttgtgaagaatggtttcctaAAAGATTATCTCGCTGGGTCTACTACAACCACAGCCACAACGACACCAGAGGAAGGTCAAGCGCACGAAATGCCGACTCACGGAGAAGTACACACCATTTCTGGCGGCTTTTCTGgaggaggacccactgcctctcaacgtAAGAAATATGTGAGGTCAGTAAGTTCAGTTGCTGAGGAATTTCCGGatgacccgtgggagtcagacctcgttttcacaagggctgacctgCGGGATTTCGTCCAACACGATAATGACTTCGTGGTCATTTCAATAGTCACAGTGGGAAGAAAGGTACATAGGGTTCAAGTCGACCAGGGCAGttctgcagatgtcatgttttggtcgaccttcaacaagctacagttatcCTCTGACCTACTGAGACCCTACACTGGATACTTGTACGGGTTTGTAGATAACCGAGTGGAGGTTCGTGGCTACCTGaagctgaggacgacgttcactaATGGAGCGACGTCGCGCACtgagagcatccggtacttggtggttaacgccaactcagcctacaacatcttgttaggcagacctgccttgaacagattaagggcagtgtcctccacacgccacatgaagatgaagctaccagatCTTAGTGGCAAAGTAATCgtaatcaagtcagatcaggaagaggcccgtaagtgctatgaaaatagcctgaagacgaagagaggcgtggtcatggtgattGAACGACCACCAGTTTCAGATTCGCGAGTAGAGTTAGAACTAGTGCAAGAGGCGACGCCTGCAGAGTCCATGCTTGTCGAGGCCATACCTGCaggggcgacgcctatagaagaTGCACGCACAGAAGAGAGATACGTTGACGCCTCGCCAATGGAAGAAGTATACGGAGAGGCCTCGCCCACGGAAGAAGAGTCAGAGGAGGCGATGCCCGATGCATCCAATAGAGCGACGCCTATAGAAGAGGACTCCATGAATGAGTCCCGCTCAGAGAACGTGTAG